CTCGACTCCCTCGGGACAGAACGTAGCCTCTTTCAGCCTTGCCACCAATCGCAAGTGGAAGGACCGCGATGGCAACCGCCAGGAACAGACCGAATGGCACAACATCGTCTGCTGGGGCCGCCAGGCCGAGATAGCGGGTCAGTACCTGTCCAAGGGCCGCCAGATCTTCGTCGAGGGACGCCTCCAGACCCGCTCCTGGGACGACAAACAGACCGGGGAGAAGAAATACCGGACCGAGATCGTGTGCGACAACTTTCAGATGCTGGGAAGCCGAGGCGGTTCCGACAGCTACTCCGGTGGAGGCAGTGGCAGGTACAACGCGGGCGGAGGCCCGTCGGCCGATACCGGCGGCGCAAGCGGCCCGGACGACGACGACATCCCGTTCTAGCTCGGGGACACGATTCCATCGTGTCCCCTCCCGACTCGTTTTGCCACGAGACGCCGCACCGAG
The sequence above is drawn from the bacterium genome and encodes:
- a CDS encoding single-stranded DNA-binding protein yields the protein MLNKVMLIGNLGRDPEVRSTPSGQNVASFSLATNRKWKDRDGNRQEQTEWHNIVCWGRQAEIAGQYLSKGRQIFVEGRLQTRSWDDKQTGEKKYRTEIVCDNFQMLGSRGGSDSYSGGGSGRYNAGGGPSADTGGASGPDDDDIPF